Proteins encoded within one genomic window of Humulus lupulus chromosome 1, drHumLupu1.1, whole genome shotgun sequence:
- the LOC133795648 gene encoding putative GTP diphosphokinase RSH1, chloroplastic isoform X1, whose protein sequence is MASAPSMSVSLECVNICKLPKGDGSGRYDCNFLSCAWKAPRVLTGFLASTAHPPTYSLLSYARNGRRTRINFMSETSTTGGWYGNETSDFPHRNLFRSSLLHVACKRWQLFCSSNVIDNVSPERLWEDLKPTISYLPPIELDLVHNALKLAFEAHDGQKRRSGEPFIIHPVEVARILGELELDWESIAAGLLHDTVEDTKVVTFERIEEEFGSTVRRIVEGETKVSKLGKLKCKNERDSVQDVKADDLRQMFLAMTEEVRVIIVKLADRLHNMRTLSHMPPHKQFSIARETLQVFAPLAKLLGMYQIKSELENLSFMYTNVEDYAKIKRRVADLHKEHEKELEEADKILMKRLEDDQFLDLMTAKTEVCTVFKEPYSIYKSVLKSKGSINEVNQIAQLRIIIKPKTCVGVGPLCAPQQLSYLQICYHVLGLVNGIWTPIPRSMKDYIATPKPNGYQSLHTTVIPFLYESMFRIEVQIRTEEMNLIAERGIAAHYSGRVFVTGLVGHAGPNGKSSRGKTVCLNNANIALRIGWLNAIREWQEEFVGNMSSREFVDTVTRDLLGSRVFVFTPRGEIKNLPKGATVIDYAYMIHTDIGNKMVAAKVNGNFVAPMHVLSNAEVVEIITYNALSGKSAFQRHKQWLQHAKTRSARHKIMKFLREQAALSAAEITADTVNDFTADSEEESEAEEISDAPKGYKPVWNKFLAKIIEMSSQGNESKASSQNEIGSAWVPKVNGKHSKHVKQVSLKIEGELSQGINVSRMIQPNIPTYKEVLPGLESWLSSKIASWHNVEGHSIHWLFVVSIDRRGMMAEVTTTLSAAGITIYSCVAEIDGGRGMAVMLFHVECSTENLVNACSSIDIILGVLGWSTGCSWSSSTDNLDILEC, encoded by the exons ATGGCCTCTGCTCCTTCCATGTCGG TTTCTTTAGAATGTGTGAACATATGTAAGTTACCAAAAGGGGATGGGAGTGGCAGATATGACTGTAATTTTCTCTCGTGTGCTTGGAAAGCTCCGAGAGTCTTGACTGGGTTCCTTGCGAGTACAGCTCATCCTCCAACGTATTCTTTGTTGTCTTATGCGCGAAATGGGAGAAGAACTCGAATCAATTTT ATGAGTGAAACTTCCACTACAGGTGGTTGGTATGGTAATGAAACTTCAGATTTTCCACACAGAAATCTCTTTAGATCAAGCTTGCTTCATGTTGCTTGCAAACGATGGCAATTATTTTGCTCTTCAAATGTCATTGACAACGTTTCTCCTGAAAGGTTGTGGGAG GATCTTAAACCCACTATTTCATACCTTCCACCTATAGAACTGGATTTGGTCCATAATGCTCTTAAG CTGGCATTTGAGGCTCATGATGGTCAAAAGAGACGCAGCGGAGAACCCTTCATCATACATCCAGTCGAAGTTGCACGCATTCTAGGAGAACTA GAATTGGATTGGGAATCAATTGCTGCTGGGTTATTACATGACACAGTCGAGGATACTAAAGTTGTAACCTTTGAAAGAATAGAGGAGGAGTTTGGTTCTACTGTCCGCCGAATTGTAGAAGGAGAAACTAAG GTTTCTAAGCTAGGAAAATTGAAATGTAAGAATGAAAGGGATTCAGTACAAGATGTAAAGGCTGATGATTTGAGGCAGATGTTCCTAGCTATGACGGAAGAA GTTCGTGTTATCATTGTCAAGCTAGCTGACAGATTACATAACATGCGTACTCTCTCACACATGCCTCCACACAAGCAG TTCAGCATTGCAAGGGAGACACTACAGGTCTTCGCTCCTCTGGCAAAGTTGCTTGGGATGTACCAAATCAAG TCGGAACTTGAAAATCTTTCCTTCATGTATACAAATGTTGAAGATTATGCTAAAATCAAGAGGAGAGTTGCCGACCTACATAAGGAGCATGAGAAAGAACTTGAGGAG GCAGACAAAATTCTAATGAAGAGGCTTGAGGATGATCAGTTCTTAGACCTTATGACTGCAAAAACTGAAGTTTGTACTGTTTTTAAGGAGCCTTATAG CATCTATAAATCTGTGCTGAAATCTAAAGGATCAATCAATGAAGTTAACCAAATTGCTCAG CTTCGCATCATTATAAAACCGAAGACATGTGTGGGAGTTGGACCTTTGTGCGCCCCACAGCAG TTGTCTTATCTGCAGATTTGCTACCATGTTCTTGGGTTGGTTAATGGAATCTGGACTCCTATTCCTCGTTCT ATGAAAGACTACATTGCAACCCCAAAACCCAATGGTTATCAAAGTCTTCATACAACTGTAATCCCTTTCCTTTATGAGAGCATGTTTCGAATTGAAGTGCAG ATAAGAACCGAAGAGATGAATCTAATAGCTGAGAGAGGCATTGCTGCTCATTATAGTGGGAGAGTATTTGTTACTGGTTTAGTTGGACATGCTGGGCCAAATGGTAAAAGTTCAAGAGGAAAGACTGTGTGTCTAAATAATGCCAACATTGCACTCAGG ATTGGCTGGCTCAATGCTATTAGAGAATGGCAAGAGGAGTTTGTTGGCAACATGAGCTCTAGGGAATTTGTAGACACTGTCACGAGAGACCTGTTAGGCAGTCGTGTCTTTGTGTTTACTCCCAGGGGAGAG ATAAAGAATCTTCCCAAAGGAGCTACTGTGATTGACTATGCTTATATGATACACACTGATATTGGCAACAAAATGGTGGCTGCTAAG GTCAATGGGAATTTTGTTGCTCCCATGCATGTACTTTCAAATGCTGAAGTTGTGGAGATAATCACCTATAAT GCTCTTTCTGGGAAATCAGCTTTTCAGAGGCATAAGCAGTGGTTGCAGCATGCAAAAACACGTAGTGCCAGACACAAAATTATGAAA TTCTTAAGGGAGCAAGCTGCACTCTCTGCGGCTGAAATAACAGCAGATACTGTAAATGATTTCACTGCTGACTCTGAAGAGGAGAGTGAGGCAGAGGAAATTTCTGATGCCCCAAAAGGATACAAGCCCGTGTGGAATAAATTCCTTGCAAAAATTATAGAAATGTCATCACAAGGAAATGAATCTAAGGCTTCTTCTCAAAATGAAATTGGAAGTGCTTGGGTTCCCAAAGTAAATGGAAAACATAGCAAACATGTCAAGCAGGTAAGTTTGAAGATTGAAGGGGAATTATCACAGGGAATCAATGTTTCCAGGATGATTCAGCCTAATATTCCAACGTACAAAGAGGTCTTGCCTGGGTTGGAAAGCTGGTTGTCCAGCAAGATAGCATCTTGGCATAATGTTGAAGGGCACTCCATCCACTGGCTTTTTG
- the LOC133795648 gene encoding putative GTP diphosphokinase RSH1, chloroplastic isoform X2 yields the protein MASAPSMSVSLECVNICKLPKGDGSGRYDCNFLSCAWKAPRVLTGFLASTAHPPTYSLLSYARNGRRTRINFMSETSTTGGWYGNETSDFPHRNLFRSSLLHVACKRWQLFCSSNVIDNVSPERLWEDLKPTISYLPPIELDLVHNALKLAFEAHDGQKRRSGEPFIIHPVEVARILGELELDWESIAAGLLHDTVEDTKVVTFERIEEEFGSTVRRIVEGETKVSKLGKLKCKNERDSVQDVKADDLRQMFLAMTEEVRVIIVKLADRLHNMRTLSHMPPHKQFSIARETLQVFAPLAKLLGMYQIKSELENLSFMYTNVEDYAKIKRRVADLHKEHEKELEEADKILMKRLEDDQFLDLMTAKTEVCTVFKEPYSIYKSVLKSKGSINEVNQIAQLRIIIKPKTCVGVGPLCAPQQICYHVLGLVNGIWTPIPRSMKDYIATPKPNGYQSLHTTVIPFLYESMFRIEVQIRTEEMNLIAERGIAAHYSGRVFVTGLVGHAGPNGKSSRGKTVCLNNANIALRIGWLNAIREWQEEFVGNMSSREFVDTVTRDLLGSRVFVFTPRGEIKNLPKGATVIDYAYMIHTDIGNKMVAAKVNGNFVAPMHVLSNAEVVEIITYNALSGKSAFQRHKQWLQHAKTRSARHKIMKFLREQAALSAAEITADTVNDFTADSEEESEAEEISDAPKGYKPVWNKFLAKIIEMSSQGNESKASSQNEIGSAWVPKVNGKHSKHVKQVSLKIEGELSQGINVSRMIQPNIPTYKEVLPGLESWLSSKIASWHNVEGHSIHWLFVVSIDRRGMMAEVTTTLSAAGITIYSCVAEIDGGRGMAVMLFHVECSTENLVNACSSIDIILGVLGWSTGCSWSSSTDNLDILEC from the exons ATGGCCTCTGCTCCTTCCATGTCGG TTTCTTTAGAATGTGTGAACATATGTAAGTTACCAAAAGGGGATGGGAGTGGCAGATATGACTGTAATTTTCTCTCGTGTGCTTGGAAAGCTCCGAGAGTCTTGACTGGGTTCCTTGCGAGTACAGCTCATCCTCCAACGTATTCTTTGTTGTCTTATGCGCGAAATGGGAGAAGAACTCGAATCAATTTT ATGAGTGAAACTTCCACTACAGGTGGTTGGTATGGTAATGAAACTTCAGATTTTCCACACAGAAATCTCTTTAGATCAAGCTTGCTTCATGTTGCTTGCAAACGATGGCAATTATTTTGCTCTTCAAATGTCATTGACAACGTTTCTCCTGAAAGGTTGTGGGAG GATCTTAAACCCACTATTTCATACCTTCCACCTATAGAACTGGATTTGGTCCATAATGCTCTTAAG CTGGCATTTGAGGCTCATGATGGTCAAAAGAGACGCAGCGGAGAACCCTTCATCATACATCCAGTCGAAGTTGCACGCATTCTAGGAGAACTA GAATTGGATTGGGAATCAATTGCTGCTGGGTTATTACATGACACAGTCGAGGATACTAAAGTTGTAACCTTTGAAAGAATAGAGGAGGAGTTTGGTTCTACTGTCCGCCGAATTGTAGAAGGAGAAACTAAG GTTTCTAAGCTAGGAAAATTGAAATGTAAGAATGAAAGGGATTCAGTACAAGATGTAAAGGCTGATGATTTGAGGCAGATGTTCCTAGCTATGACGGAAGAA GTTCGTGTTATCATTGTCAAGCTAGCTGACAGATTACATAACATGCGTACTCTCTCACACATGCCTCCACACAAGCAG TTCAGCATTGCAAGGGAGACACTACAGGTCTTCGCTCCTCTGGCAAAGTTGCTTGGGATGTACCAAATCAAG TCGGAACTTGAAAATCTTTCCTTCATGTATACAAATGTTGAAGATTATGCTAAAATCAAGAGGAGAGTTGCCGACCTACATAAGGAGCATGAGAAAGAACTTGAGGAG GCAGACAAAATTCTAATGAAGAGGCTTGAGGATGATCAGTTCTTAGACCTTATGACTGCAAAAACTGAAGTTTGTACTGTTTTTAAGGAGCCTTATAG CATCTATAAATCTGTGCTGAAATCTAAAGGATCAATCAATGAAGTTAACCAAATTGCTCAG CTTCGCATCATTATAAAACCGAAGACATGTGTGGGAGTTGGACCTTTGTGCGCCCCACAGCAG ATTTGCTACCATGTTCTTGGGTTGGTTAATGGAATCTGGACTCCTATTCCTCGTTCT ATGAAAGACTACATTGCAACCCCAAAACCCAATGGTTATCAAAGTCTTCATACAACTGTAATCCCTTTCCTTTATGAGAGCATGTTTCGAATTGAAGTGCAG ATAAGAACCGAAGAGATGAATCTAATAGCTGAGAGAGGCATTGCTGCTCATTATAGTGGGAGAGTATTTGTTACTGGTTTAGTTGGACATGCTGGGCCAAATGGTAAAAGTTCAAGAGGAAAGACTGTGTGTCTAAATAATGCCAACATTGCACTCAGG ATTGGCTGGCTCAATGCTATTAGAGAATGGCAAGAGGAGTTTGTTGGCAACATGAGCTCTAGGGAATTTGTAGACACTGTCACGAGAGACCTGTTAGGCAGTCGTGTCTTTGTGTTTACTCCCAGGGGAGAG ATAAAGAATCTTCCCAAAGGAGCTACTGTGATTGACTATGCTTATATGATACACACTGATATTGGCAACAAAATGGTGGCTGCTAAG GTCAATGGGAATTTTGTTGCTCCCATGCATGTACTTTCAAATGCTGAAGTTGTGGAGATAATCACCTATAAT GCTCTTTCTGGGAAATCAGCTTTTCAGAGGCATAAGCAGTGGTTGCAGCATGCAAAAACACGTAGTGCCAGACACAAAATTATGAAA TTCTTAAGGGAGCAAGCTGCACTCTCTGCGGCTGAAATAACAGCAGATACTGTAAATGATTTCACTGCTGACTCTGAAGAGGAGAGTGAGGCAGAGGAAATTTCTGATGCCCCAAAAGGATACAAGCCCGTGTGGAATAAATTCCTTGCAAAAATTATAGAAATGTCATCACAAGGAAATGAATCTAAGGCTTCTTCTCAAAATGAAATTGGAAGTGCTTGGGTTCCCAAAGTAAATGGAAAACATAGCAAACATGTCAAGCAGGTAAGTTTGAAGATTGAAGGGGAATTATCACAGGGAATCAATGTTTCCAGGATGATTCAGCCTAATATTCCAACGTACAAAGAGGTCTTGCCTGGGTTGGAAAGCTGGTTGTCCAGCAAGATAGCATCTTGGCATAATGTTGAAGGGCACTCCATCCACTGGCTTTTTG